A section of the Rhizobium sp. Pop5 genome encodes:
- a CDS encoding DUF1178 family protein has product MIRYSLTCDNAHDFEGWFSESADFDRQIETGFLTCPVCHSAAISKLLMAPSVSTARKKDERQTLAMDAMRREAFEKLKEAVAAVKANSEDVGVKFPEEARKIHYGEAEARGIIGQATVDEAQALVEEGIEIAAIPVLPEDVN; this is encoded by the coding sequence TTGATCCGTTATTCCCTTACCTGTGACAATGCCCATGATTTCGAAGGCTGGTTTTCGGAAAGCGCCGATTTCGACCGTCAGATCGAGACCGGTTTTTTGACCTGTCCCGTCTGCCATTCCGCCGCCATTTCCAAGCTCCTGATGGCGCCTTCGGTATCGACCGCGCGCAAGAAGGACGAGAGGCAGACGCTGGCGATGGATGCGATGCGCCGGGAGGCCTTCGAAAAGCTGAAAGAGGCCGTCGCAGCCGTCAAAGCCAATTCCGAGGATGTCGGCGTGAAGTTTCCCGAGGAAGCCCGCAAGATCCATTACGGCGAAGCGGAGGCCCGGGGCATCATTGGCCAGGCAACGGTCGACGAGGCGCAAGCGCTTGTGGAAGAGGGTATCGAAATCGCGGCCATCCCGGTACTGCCGGAGGATGTGAACTGA
- a CDS encoding ComF family protein produces MKSIHLGQSVQLLRAHILRPFSVLADFLYPPACSVCGVSTSGHRGLCAKCWSGIRFIERPYCEVLGVPFSHDLGAGILSAEAIANPPSFDRLRSAATHDHAVRDLVHGLKYRDRTDLAPMMAAWMLRASDGTVENCDGLIPVPLHRTRMLARKFNQAAELARHMAGLSGKPLLAATLIRVKRTSQQVGLGAKAREDNVRGAFAIAKGSENDVFGKRIVLVDDVYTTGATVAAASRTLRKAGAADITVLTFARALSEPI; encoded by the coding sequence ATGAAGTCGATCCACCTTGGACAATCGGTACAGCTCCTGCGCGCGCACATTCTGCGGCCCTTTTCGGTGCTTGCGGATTTCCTCTATCCGCCAGCCTGTTCAGTTTGCGGTGTTTCGACCAGCGGCCATCGCGGCCTCTGCGCGAAATGCTGGTCCGGCATCCGCTTCATCGAACGGCCCTATTGCGAGGTGCTCGGCGTTCCCTTCTCGCATGATCTCGGCGCCGGCATCCTCAGCGCCGAGGCGATCGCCAATCCGCCGTCCTTCGACCGGCTGCGTTCGGCGGCGACCCACGACCATGCGGTCCGCGATCTCGTTCACGGTCTCAAATATCGCGATCGCACCGATCTGGCGCCGATGATGGCCGCCTGGATGCTGCGCGCTTCCGACGGGACCGTTGAAAACTGTGACGGGCTGATCCCGGTGCCGCTGCACCGCACCCGCATGCTGGCGCGCAAGTTCAACCAGGCGGCCGAGCTTGCCCGCCATATGGCGGGGCTCTCCGGCAAGCCGCTGCTGGCAGCTACCCTTATCCGCGTCAAGCGCACCAGTCAGCAGGTCGGTCTCGGTGCGAAGGCGCGCGAGGACAATGTCAGAGGCGCCTTTGCGATTGCCAAGGGTTCTGAAAACGATGTGTTCGGAAAGCGTATCGTGCTCGTCGACGACGTCTATACGACAGGGGCGACGGTTGCTGCTGCAAGCCGGACGCTGCGCAAGGCAGGGGCTGCCGATATCACGGTTTTGACCTTTGCAAGGGCTCTTTCCGAGCCTATATGA
- a CDS encoding carbon-nitrogen hydrolase family protein, with amino-acid sequence MSFKAAAVQMCSGVDPVTNAASMARLVREAAAQGATYVQTPEMTGMLQRDRAAARAVLADETHDIIVKTGAELARELGIYMHVGSTAIALADGKIANRGFLFGPDGGILNRYDKIHMFDVDLDNGESWRESAAYTAGSEARVLSLPFAEMGFAICYDVRFPALFRAQAVAGAEVMTVPAAFTKQTGEAHWEILLRARAIENGVFIIAAAQAGRHEDGRETFGHSMIIDPWGTVLASAEGTGEAVIIAEIDPGAVKAAHDKIPNLKNGREFSVEKIVVAVAGGVAA; translated from the coding sequence ATGAGCTTCAAAGCCGCCGCCGTTCAGATGTGCTCCGGGGTCGATCCGGTGACGAACGCAGCCTCCATGGCACGGCTGGTACGTGAAGCGGCAGCCCAGGGCGCGACCTATGTGCAGACGCCCGAAATGACCGGCATGCTGCAGCGCGACCGCGCAGCGGCACGCGCCGTGCTGGCCGATGAGACGCATGACATCATCGTCAAGACCGGCGCTGAGCTTGCCAGGGAGCTCGGCATCTATATGCATGTCGGTTCGACGGCCATTGCGCTCGCCGACGGCAAGATTGCCAATCGCGGCTTTCTCTTCGGTCCCGACGGCGGGATTCTCAATCGTTACGACAAGATCCATATGTTCGACGTCGACCTCGACAACGGCGAGAGCTGGCGCGAAAGCGCCGCCTACACAGCCGGCTCGGAAGCGCGTGTCTTGTCACTGCCCTTCGCGGAAATGGGCTTTGCCATTTGTTACGACGTTCGGTTCCCGGCGCTCTTTCGCGCCCAAGCCGTTGCCGGCGCTGAGGTGATGACGGTTCCTGCCGCGTTCACCAAGCAGACCGGGGAGGCGCATTGGGAGATCCTCCTCAGGGCACGTGCGATCGAGAATGGCGTCTTCATCATTGCCGCCGCGCAGGCGGGCCGGCACGAAGACGGACGCGAGACCTTCGGCCATTCGATGATCATAGACCCCTGGGGCACGGTATTGGCCTCGGCCGAGGGCACCGGCGAGGCAGTCATCATCGCGGAAATCGACCCCGGCGCGGTCAAGGCCGCCCATGACAAGATCCCGAACCTGAAGAATGGTCGGGAATTCTCGGTCGAGAAGATCGTGGTGGCAGTCGCGGGAGGCGTCGCGGCTTGA
- the grxC gene encoding glutaredoxin 3, with translation MVPVTIYTRQFCGYCTRAKSLLEEKGVEYVEHDATFSPDLRQEMIGKSNGRTTFPQIFIGVDHVGGCDDLFALDRAGKLDPMLAA, from the coding sequence ATGGTACCCGTCACAATCTATACACGCCAGTTCTGCGGTTATTGCACCCGCGCCAAGTCCCTTCTCGAAGAAAAGGGCGTCGAATATGTCGAGCACGATGCGACTTTCTCGCCGGATCTTCGGCAGGAAATGATTGGCAAGTCGAACGGACGCACCACCTTTCCGCAAATCTTCATCGGGGTCGACCACGTCGGCGGTTGCGACGATCTCTTTGCGCTCGATCGGGCCGGCAAGCTCGATCCGATGCTGGCGGCCTGA
- a CDS encoding DUF3291 domain-containing protein, translating to MQSARLAFYNFGLHVAPAESEAVEGFVLREPLNFEAAARACGFIGRSGYAGYPGARSWGVQVFPRYIEGSGFTSAPSSLSIWTDIECLMAFTYNGVHAEALKHARNWNLKQTWPPLVLWWVSPHHRPDWQEGVERLEYLADHGPGPRAFTFKQPYGPDGAEMIIDRRRVKELAARNAETQKDLLARVQTLKV from the coding sequence ATGCAGTCCGCGCGACTGGCCTTCTACAATTTCGGCCTGCACGTCGCGCCTGCCGAAAGTGAAGCGGTCGAAGGCTTCGTTCTCCGCGAACCTTTGAATTTCGAAGCCGCCGCGCGTGCGTGCGGCTTCATTGGGCGCTCCGGCTATGCCGGTTATCCAGGAGCCAGAAGCTGGGGCGTTCAGGTCTTTCCCCGATATATTGAGGGCAGCGGCTTTACGTCCGCGCCCTCCTCCCTTTCGATCTGGACCGATATCGAGTGCCTGATGGCCTTTACCTACAACGGCGTACATGCCGAGGCGCTGAAACACGCCCGCAACTGGAATCTGAAACAGACATGGCCGCCGCTGGTTCTGTGGTGGGTGTCGCCACATCATCGGCCGGATTGGCAGGAGGGCGTCGAACGCCTCGAATATCTCGCCGATCACGGGCCAGGCCCTCGCGCTTTTACGTTCAAGCAGCCTTATGGGCCTGATGGAGCCGAGATGATAATCGATCGCCGTCGGGTCAAGGAGCTTGCCGCGCGCAATGCCGAAACCCAAAAGGATCTGCTTGCCCGTGTTCAAACACTGAAAGTGTAG